Proteins encoded together in one Rubripirellula reticaptiva window:
- the rplI gene encoding 50S ribosomal protein L9 — MPTSTPRKRDQTFKRLPKGPNGGVQLLLIHNVEHLGRQGDIVEVKSGFALNFLLPQGLATVATDHHKRMVDKHREKLRAIELEKLSEFRKQADELGKQSITIEANANDEGHLYGSVGPQEIVDSLKGAGFTLASDQIRLEGPLKELGLYTVKVHLHSEVDASVKVWVVPTVTGDSGNA; from the coding sequence ATGCCAACTTCAACTCCCCGCAAACGTGACCAAACCTTCAAGCGATTGCCCAAAGGCCCCAATGGTGGCGTGCAACTGCTTCTGATCCACAACGTCGAACACCTAGGTCGCCAAGGCGACATCGTCGAAGTGAAGTCGGGTTTTGCACTGAATTTTTTGCTGCCACAAGGCTTGGCGACGGTAGCCACCGATCACCACAAGCGAATGGTCGATAAGCACCGCGAGAAACTGCGTGCGATCGAACTGGAAAAGCTAAGCGAATTCCGCAAGCAAGCCGACGAACTTGGCAAGCAATCGATTACGATCGAAGCCAATGCGAACGACGAAGGCCACCTATACGGCAGCGTCGGACCACAAGAAATCGTCGACTCGCTCAAGGGTGCTGGCTTCACATTGGCAAGCGACCAAATTCGCCTGGAAGGCCCGCTGAAGGAACTGGGGCTTTACACGGTCAAGGTTCACTTGCACAGCGAAGTCGATGCCAGCGTCAAGGTTTGGGTGGTACCAACCGTGACTGGCGATAGCGGAAACGCATAA
- the ppdK gene encoding pyruvate, phosphate dikinase, translating into MAKKANGNSTSKMVYYFGKTKTEGKNVPKSILGGKGVNLAEMTRIGLPVPPGFTITTECCDAYYKSGKKLPAGLMDDVNTAVKTLEKELGKKFGDDANPLLVSVRSGAAVSMPGMMNTILNLGLNDAATEGLAKATKNERFAYDAYRRLINMFGDVVMGMDHHAFEAAFDKVKKKYKVSEDTEVPAEGLKQLCEDYKSLYKKVNGSDFPQDPIKQLELSIMAVFGSWNTSRAVRYREIEGIRGLLGTAVNVQSMVYGNMGDDSGTGVAFTRNPNTGENKFFGEFLINAQGEDVVAGIRTPQPVAEMPKWNRAVHSELLAIKKTLEDHYKEMQDIEFTIERGTLYMLQTRTGKRTGVAAVKIACDMVKEKLIDEKEAVMRVPANDLTQLLLPSFKPTARNAADVLCRGLPASPGAAVGKLVFSAPEAREAAEAGLKVILVRKETSPEDVDGMNAAAGILTSTGGMTSHAAVVARGWGKCCVAGAGEIEIDEKGKKIKVAGRTFTGKDIISLDGTTGEVMSGEVETQEPKLSGDFAKLMAWADGFRTLGIRTNADSPNDSKRAREFGAEGIGLCRTEHMFFEADRIIHMRAMILADNEKDRKAALKKLLPFQRKDFEGIFKAMDGLPVTVRLLDPPLHEFLPHEPEAQKAMAKELGVKPADIVKRAEALHESNPMLGHRGCRLSVTYPEILEMQVRAIVEAAISCSNKKIKAQPEIMIPLVGTEAELSMLRAKVEETIKDTVEAKKFTGKLDILIGTMIEIPRAALTADKIAEHADFFSFGTNDLTQMTFGYSRDDINTFLPDYLSQDILHVDPFQSLDQSGVGQLVEMGVQKGRSTKPKLKIGICGEHGGDPSSIDFCHRVGLDYVSCSPFRVPIARLAAAQSALRNKGKK; encoded by the coding sequence ATGGCCAAAAAAGCAAACGGCAACTCAACTTCGAAGATGGTTTACTACTTCGGTAAAACCAAGACCGAAGGCAAAAACGTGCCCAAGAGCATCCTTGGCGGTAAAGGTGTCAACCTTGCCGAAATGACTCGGATCGGCCTTCCGGTTCCTCCCGGATTTACGATCACAACCGAGTGCTGTGATGCGTATTACAAGTCCGGCAAAAAGCTACCCGCCGGCTTGATGGATGACGTTAACACCGCCGTCAAAACGCTCGAAAAGGAACTCGGCAAGAAGTTTGGCGATGATGCGAACCCGTTGCTGGTCAGCGTTCGCAGCGGTGCTGCAGTCAGCATGCCCGGCATGATGAACACGATTCTGAACCTGGGACTCAACGACGCTGCTACCGAAGGTTTGGCAAAAGCCACCAAGAACGAACGATTTGCGTACGACGCTTATCGTCGTTTGATCAACATGTTCGGCGACGTTGTGATGGGCATGGACCACCACGCGTTCGAAGCAGCGTTCGACAAGGTCAAAAAGAAATACAAAGTCAGCGAGGACACTGAAGTCCCTGCCGAAGGCCTGAAGCAACTCTGCGAAGACTACAAGAGTCTTTACAAGAAGGTCAACGGAAGCGATTTCCCACAGGACCCGATCAAGCAACTTGAACTGTCGATCATGGCGGTTTTCGGTTCCTGGAACACCAGCCGCGCAGTTCGCTATCGCGAAATCGAAGGCATTCGTGGACTGCTTGGTACCGCCGTCAACGTCCAATCAATGGTCTATGGCAACATGGGCGACGATTCGGGAACGGGTGTTGCATTCACTCGCAACCCGAACACAGGCGAGAACAAGTTCTTTGGCGAATTCTTGATCAACGCACAGGGCGAAGACGTCGTCGCCGGTATTCGCACACCGCAGCCAGTTGCGGAAATGCCGAAGTGGAATCGCGCAGTCCACTCGGAACTGCTCGCGATCAAGAAGACACTCGAAGATCACTACAAGGAAATGCAGGACATCGAGTTCACGATTGAACGTGGCACGCTGTACATGCTGCAGACCCGAACCGGCAAACGCACCGGAGTCGCGGCGGTCAAGATCGCTTGCGACATGGTCAAAGAAAAGCTGATCGACGAAAAGGAAGCCGTCATGCGGGTTCCAGCAAACGACTTGACTCAGCTGTTGCTACCAAGCTTCAAGCCGACCGCTCGCAACGCTGCCGATGTGCTGTGCCGCGGCCTGCCAGCATCACCAGGTGCTGCGGTTGGCAAGTTGGTCTTCAGTGCCCCGGAAGCCCGTGAAGCTGCCGAAGCCGGCCTGAAGGTCATCTTGGTACGGAAAGAAACCAGCCCCGAAGACGTCGACGGCATGAACGCTGCGGCCGGCATTTTGACCAGCACGGGCGGCATGACCAGCCACGCAGCCGTTGTGGCTCGCGGTTGGGGCAAGTGCTGCGTCGCAGGTGCTGGCGAGATCGAGATCGATGAAAAGGGCAAGAAGATCAAGGTTGCCGGTCGTACATTCACTGGCAAAGACATCATCAGCCTGGACGGAACGACCGGCGAAGTGATGTCGGGCGAAGTCGAAACGCAAGAACCAAAGCTGTCGGGTGACTTCGCCAAATTGATGGCTTGGGCCGACGGTTTCCGGACTCTTGGCATTCGCACCAACGCCGATTCGCCAAACGACTCGAAACGAGCTCGCGAATTTGGCGCCGAAGGCATTGGCCTTTGCCGTACCGAGCACATGTTCTTTGAAGCTGACCGAATCATTCACATGCGTGCAATGATTTTGGCCGACAACGAAAAGGATCGTAAGGCAGCCCTCAAGAAACTGCTTCCTTTCCAACGCAAAGACTTCGAAGGCATCTTCAAGGCGATGGACGGATTGCCCGTCACGGTTCGCTTGCTTGACCCACCGCTGCACGAATTCTTGCCGCACGAACCGGAAGCTCAAAAAGCGATGGCTAAGGAGTTGGGCGTCAAGCCAGCCGACATCGTCAAGCGAGCCGAAGCATTGCACGAATCCAACCCGATGCTTGGTCACCGCGGTTGCCGTTTGAGCGTGACCTATCCCGAAATCCTTGAAATGCAAGTTCGTGCAATCGTCGAAGCGGCGATCTCCTGCTCGAACAAAAAGATCAAGGCTCAACCGGAAATCATGATCCCGCTGGTCGGCACCGAAGCCGAACTGTCGATGCTTCGCGCCAAGGTCGAAGAAACGATCAAGGACACCGTCGAAGCCAAGAAGTTCACCGGCAAGCTAGACATCTTGATCGGCACGATGATCGAAATCCCTCGCGCCGCTCTAACAGCGGACAAGATTGCCGAGCATGCTGACTTCTTCAGCTTCGGTACCAATGACCTGACGCAAATGACGTTTGGTTATAGCCGTGACGACATCAACACGTTCTTGCCCGACTACTTGTCGCAAGACATCCTGCATGTCGACCCGTTCCAGTCGCTCGATCAAAGCGGCGTTGGCCAATTGGTCGAAATGGGCGTTCAAAAGGGCCGTTCGACCAAGCCTAAGTTGAAGATTGGCATCTGTGGCGAACACGGTGGTGATCCGTCGTCGATTGACTTCTGTCACCGCGTCGGCTTGGACTACGTCAGCTGTAGCCCGTTCCGCGTGCCGATCGCTCGGTTGGCTGCTGCTCAGTCGGCACTGCGAAACAAGGGCAAGAAGTAG
- a CDS encoding scaffolding protein encodes MTDSYTKYNEVEKLIDAEQFDEAIAGLNEIITADDTFVLAHLALSRAYTKTGQHNLAIAHGEKACELEPTDSFNFTALSVTYQRAWAGTQVQEYITKAEDAMAKAQAISQG; translated from the coding sequence ATGACCGATTCCTATACCAAGTACAACGAAGTCGAAAAGCTGATCGACGCTGAGCAGTTCGACGAAGCCATTGCCGGCCTCAACGAAATCATCACCGCTGATGACACCTTTGTGCTGGCCCATTTGGCGCTATCGCGAGCCTACACCAAAACCGGGCAACACAACCTGGCGATTGCTCACGGCGAAAAGGCATGCGAGCTTGAACCGACCGATTCGTTCAACTTCACCGCTCTGAGCGTGACTTACCAACGAGCCTGGGCCGGCACCCAAGTCCAGGAATACATCACCAAGGCGGAAGACGCGATGGCCAAGGCCCAAGCGATCTCACAGGGTTAA
- a CDS encoding acyl-CoA desaturase, giving the protein MASVIETPAKNKKSRPSDAATGKAAADSATKTPIWDQPNLVEPVVDTTAAPKISKHAHPTVAERKRFSNVSYWAVGWLTMAHLVVLAAPFYFSWTGLAIMVVVHWMTGSLGICLGFHRLLTHTGMKAKPWVRYTFAVIGTLAGEGSALDWVADHRKHHAFSDLEGDPHSPHDGSIWSHIFWLAFHTHNGDRKAYLQRWVPDLYKERGMRILDVMFLPLHILTGVILFAVGYYAFGHSLYMATSLVVWGMFVRLVGVLHSTWLVNSASHMFGYRNYETTDDSRNNWLVAILAYGEGWHNNHHAYPRMAKHGHKWWEFDITWQAIRLLRATGLVWDVVDYKNAAEKKAKEAALAS; this is encoded by the coding sequence ATGGCGTCAGTGATCGAAACCCCAGCAAAGAATAAGAAATCGCGTCCTAGTGATGCTGCAACTGGCAAGGCCGCAGCCGATTCAGCGACAAAGACGCCTATCTGGGACCAACCCAATCTGGTTGAGCCAGTGGTGGACACCACCGCGGCTCCGAAAATTAGCAAGCATGCTCACCCAACAGTCGCCGAGCGAAAGCGTTTCAGCAACGTCAGCTACTGGGCCGTTGGTTGGCTCACGATGGCTCACTTGGTCGTTCTAGCCGCGCCGTTCTACTTCTCGTGGACCGGGTTGGCCATCATGGTCGTCGTGCACTGGATGACGGGCAGCCTTGGCATCTGCCTGGGCTTCCACCGTTTGCTGACACATACAGGGATGAAAGCCAAGCCTTGGGTTCGTTACACCTTTGCCGTTATCGGCACACTTGCCGGCGAAGGATCAGCACTCGACTGGGTTGCCGACCACCGCAAGCACCACGCATTCAGCGACCTCGAAGGGGACCCTCACTCGCCACATGACGGCAGCATCTGGAGCCACATTTTTTGGTTGGCTTTCCACACACACAACGGTGACCGGAAAGCATATCTGCAGCGATGGGTTCCTGACTTGTACAAAGAACGTGGCATGCGAATCTTGGACGTCATGTTCTTGCCTTTGCACATTTTGACGGGCGTCATCCTGTTCGCAGTCGGTTATTATGCATTCGGTCACAGCCTTTATATGGCGACATCGCTTGTCGTTTGGGGCATGTTCGTTCGCTTGGTCGGTGTGTTGCACTCAACTTGGTTGGTTAACAGCGCATCGCATATGTTCGGCTATCGCAACTACGAAACGACCGACGACAGTCGCAACAATTGGTTGGTCGCGATCCTGGCATACGGCGAAGGCTGGCACAACAATCACCATGCTTACCCTCGTATGGCCAAGCACGGTCACAAGTGGTGGGAATTCGACATCACTTGGCAAGCCATCCGATTGCTGCGAGCAACCGGCTTGGTCTGGGACGTGGTCGACTACAAGAACGCTGCCGAAAAGAAAGCCAAAGAAGCCGCCTTAGCAAGCTAG
- a CDS encoding DUF1501 domain-containing protein yields MLSFKGFAAKDLCDPHLTPTRRSFLRVGGCGMLGLSLPDILRMQSAAASEGIVGGGPGWGKAKSIILVYLQGGPSHLDLWDPKENVPDNVASIFKPISTKIPGVKFTENLPKLSQINDRFTMIRSMSYTPNGLFNHTAAIYQMMTGYTTDKVSPSGQLEPPSPKDFPNFGSNIVKMQPVDEPMLPFVMLPRPLQESNVIGKGGTAGFLGKSFDPYTLYPSGDDLDMGKMDRIKIDDLKLRPEVFSVRLQRRAKLRDLLNAQMPDINRAVESFELDQYYDRALSLIVSGRARDAFELAAESDETRDAYGRNTFGQSCLLARRLVEAGTRVVEVIWPKVANSDNHSWDHHTGLSKRMKDQSAPMLDSGLSALIKDLDDRGMLEETLVVAVGEFGRSPQRGVSTSGNNNSDDGRDHWPYCYTAVMAGAGVKRGYVHGKSDKTASAPLEDPVHPAELLATIYHSFGIQPETIVYNHLNQPRELVKANAVTRLMV; encoded by the coding sequence ATGTTGTCGTTTAAAGGCTTCGCTGCCAAAGACCTTTGCGATCCGCATTTGACGCCGACTCGGCGTTCGTTCTTGCGTGTCGGCGGTTGCGGAATGCTGGGGTTATCGTTGCCCGATATCTTGCGGATGCAATCGGCGGCGGCTTCCGAAGGAATCGTGGGCGGCGGGCCAGGATGGGGCAAGGCAAAAAGCATTATTCTGGTGTACTTGCAGGGCGGACCAAGCCACTTGGACCTGTGGGATCCTAAAGAGAATGTGCCTGACAACGTCGCCAGCATTTTCAAGCCAATCAGCACGAAGATTCCCGGTGTGAAGTTCACTGAAAACTTGCCGAAGCTGTCACAGATCAACGATCGCTTCACCATGATCCGGTCGATGTCGTACACGCCCAACGGTTTGTTCAATCACACCGCCGCGATCTATCAAATGATGACGGGGTACACCACTGATAAGGTCAGCCCATCGGGGCAACTTGAACCGCCATCGCCCAAGGACTTTCCCAACTTCGGCAGCAACATCGTCAAGATGCAGCCCGTCGATGAACCAATGTTGCCGTTCGTGATGTTGCCACGTCCGCTGCAGGAATCCAACGTGATTGGGAAAGGCGGTACGGCTGGATTCTTGGGTAAATCTTTTGATCCCTACACGCTGTATCCCAGTGGCGATGATTTGGACATGGGGAAAATGGACCGCATCAAAATTGACGATTTGAAGCTGCGTCCGGAAGTCTTCAGTGTCCGCCTGCAGCGTCGCGCCAAGCTTCGCGATTTGTTGAACGCACAAATGCCCGACATCAATCGCGCCGTCGAGTCGTTTGAGCTGGACCAATACTATGATCGTGCGTTGTCGCTAATCGTTTCCGGCCGAGCCCGTGACGCGTTCGAGTTAGCGGCTGAATCGGACGAGACACGTGATGCGTATGGCCGAAACACGTTTGGGCAAAGTTGCTTGCTGGCTCGTCGCTTGGTCGAGGCTGGGACGCGAGTCGTCGAGGTCATTTGGCCCAAGGTCGCCAACAGCGATAATCACTCGTGGGATCACCACACCGGACTTAGCAAACGAATGAAGGATCAATCGGCACCGATGCTCGACAGCGGTCTCTCGGCGTTGATCAAGGACTTGGACGATCGCGGAATGTTGGAAGAAACGTTGGTCGTGGCGGTGGGTGAATTTGGACGCAGTCCTCAACGTGGCGTCAGCACCAGCGGCAACAACAACAGTGACGACGGCCGCGATCACTGGCCTTATTGCTACACCGCCGTGATGGCGGGTGCCGGTGTCAAACGAGGCTACGTTCACGGCAAGAGTGACAAGACGGCGTCGGCGCCACTAGAGGATCCCGTTCACCCAGCCGAATTGTTGGCAACGATCTATCACAGTTTCGGTATCCAACCTGAAACGATCGTTTACAACCACTTGAACCAGCCTCGTGAATTGGTCAAAGCGAACGCGGTCACTCGGCTGATGGTGTAG